The DNA segment aggtgagagcagagagggggctGGCTGGGTTCTTACTCTGTGTCAtcattcccccacccctctgcttcTAGAGAATGCTAgaatgctgtttttttaaaagcactttagttattttgagagagacagagagagtgcatgcatgcacacacgtgtgtggaggaggggcagagagagagggagagagagaaagaatcccaagcaggttccatgttgtcactgcagagcccaatatggggctcaatcccacaaaccgtgagatcatgacctgagctgaaataagtcggatgttcaaccgactgagccgcccaggcaccctgagaatgcTGGAATGCTATTGGGGGGGCCCCAGTGCTGTCAGACTGGTGGGGCATACCCTTGGTTGTTCATCTTCTATCCGTTCTAGAGAGATTGGCAAAAAGCAAAGGGGTAACAGTTAATTTCCATGGGTTCAGCGCCCTAATAGATGTATGCACAGGGTGCTATGGGAACACAAAAGGAGGCCCACCCCAGCCTtgcctgggtgggggctgggagagctCCCTGGAAGAGGCAAGGTCTGAGCTGAGTTAAATTCACATAGAGGAAGAAGGAGACTGGAAGGCATTGCAGGTAGGGGGCCTGCAGGGCAAAGCAGAGGTTCTCTGTCCTTGTTTGTGAAACTCCCAGCCCTTGAGCCTAATTGACTTTCACACCGACCTTTTATTTGCTCAAGCTTTCgtattaaaaatacatctaaacAGGCACACGCAGgtagacatacacacatacacataaatatgtgTGATTTTgggtgtttttaagttttatgcgAGGCACTAGCTAGATgttagagagacagagccaaaGAAATACAATCCCTGCCTCTCAGGAACCCCCTGTCAGTGGGAAAGACAGGCAAAAATCAAACGTTGCAAATGACACAGGTGCCACAGTGTGGTGTGGCCAGAGGCCACGGGTGCCCAGACCTGAGAAGCCACCTGTGAGGCAGAACAAGAGCGGACTCACAGAGGCAGTGGCAGAGTGGACCGGGTTTTGAAAGCTGGGTTTTCCAGATGAAGAGCGgagaaagggcattccaggcacagGCAGGCGCAACGGCATTGAATTGTGCTccagggctgctgggaggtggggaggattgGGAGGGAAAAGGCACGGAGTTGGGACTTCTCTTGAAGGTGAAGGGCAGTGACTGCAGTTAGGAAGGCCACCCTGGCGGCGGGGAGTACCTGGAGATCAGAAGGTCTTAGGGGATGGTGGCAGCGGCCCCTCCTCTACCAGACTCAgcctgctgtgtccccaggtcCTGCACTACGTGGAGAAACCCAGCACTTTTGTTAGTGACATCATCAACTGTGGCATCTACCTCTTTTCCCCCGAAGCCCTGAAGCCCCTTCGGGACGTCTTCCAGCGTAACCAGCAGGATGGGCAACTGTGAGGCGGGCCCCATGGCCCTGTAACCCAAGTACCACTCCGTCCCAGACCACCCGtaaccccccctaccccccccaccccagtctctgcAGGCTCCATCTCTACCCGctcaccttcctccttccttttcctttcctcttgtcATCCCCAGCTGAGCCTTCCCAGTCCCTCCCCTTCTAACCTCATTCTGTCCCTCTTCCTTATCCATCCCGGTTCCTCCTCTGTCACTGCCTGCCCACTCCCCTTCTGGTCCATTTCTCTCAAGCCCTAAGTGTCCCAGAGATGTCTTTCAGAACAGAAGGCAACACACACACTTGGGCGCACACACGCTTGGGTGTAGagacatgcagagagagagagagagagagagagagagagagagagagacacacacacacacacacacacacacacacacactgtctctctctctctctctctgtctctctcaggctGATGCTCCCCTCAGAGCATAGTGCCCAGAGTCCTGCTGAGCACAGTCCCCTCCCCAGGTCATCCTTGGAGGCCCCGGACGTGTTTCCCCCACCCCCGTGGGTCCTGCCCttcaccccctcctccccgctgGCTCCCCATCTCATgcctcactctctcactctcatccatctctgcttctctctccatctctcctggCCTCTGTCTGTTTCTGCTGAGCTGGCATCTctaccatctctctctccccctctctttctgtgactGTCTCTGCCCTCACCAGCTGTCTTCCTCTGGGGTGAGTGTCTGTGTTTCCTTCCATCCTGTGAGAGGGAGGGTAGCCGGAGATGGGATTGGGAGGAGTGGACGGGGAGGAGAATAGGAAAATGGGGGGAAGCTATGTCTGGGTCAACTTCTTGGACAGGGGGCAGAGATGGGGTGTGGTCCATGCCTGGGGATCCCCCGGGATACCACCCTAGCTAGGGGTGGAGGGTGATGTGGGTAAGGGCAGTGGGAGAGTCTCCGGGGACATAAGCCTCCCCTTGGAGAGGATCTGACCAGACCTGGAGAGGGGGTGGGATTCCCTCAGATTCCTATCCTCTGAGAGACTGTGTGGGTCTCCCAGGCCAGCTCACCCGGGGCACTGATGCCCACATCTTCTCCTCTCTGCCAGGGAGGACTCTTCAGGCCTATGGCCAGGGGCAGGCACCATCCGCTTGGAACAGGATgtgttctcagccctggctggaCAGGGCCAGATCTATGTACACCTCACTGATGGTATCTGGAGCCAGATCAAGTCTGCAGGGTACGTATGCCTCTGGGAggtgagtggggcacctgggagttGAGACTTTCGGGTGGTAGGCACCTGCTGGCCCCTGAACCCCTGTTCTACTTTGTGGCCCCTCCAGCTCAGCCCTCTATGCCTCCCGCCTCTACCTGGGCCAGTACCAGCTCACTCACCCAGAACGCCTGGCCAAGCACACCCCAGGGGGTCCACGAATCCGAGGTACCCGCCCTGCCCCCTTCCTAatctttgccccccaccccagcctcctgtACCCTCAGAGCCATGACTCCCAACCTCAGATTCAGAGGTGAAGACTCAATCCCTGCCCTCCCTGAACCAGATATGGTTTAGGGTATTTGCCCCCAggtcttctcttctgcttctagGAAATGTTTACATCCACCCAACGGCCAAGGTGGCCCCGTCGGCTGTGGTAAGCGGTGGGCCAGGCTGTCCGGATGGGTGGGGCGGTGCAGATAACTCCTGAGCTCAGAgtgctgggctctgcattgtcagcccaTTGTGTGGCCACAAGCAGGTCCCTTCCCTTTATCTGTTCTATGAAGGGTTTGGATTTGGGTTTCTCCAAGGCCCTCCAGGGGTCATAGTATGTGTTCTTCTCCACAGCTGGGCCCCAATGTCTCCATTGGGGAGGGGGTGACCGTGGGCGAGGGTGTGCGGCTCCGAGAGAGCATTGTCCTCCATGGAGCCACGCTGCAGGTGGGTGCCCAGGCACATGCGGCAGGGCATGGGACCccgaggctggaggggaggggtgaacCCCGTGGGCTCTGCATCTGGCACCTTCTACTCCCTCACTTCACACTGTCGTGTTTGGCAGGAGCACACGTGTGTTCTGCACACCATTGTGGGCTGGGGGAGCACCGTGGGGCGCTGGGCCCGTGTGGAGGGTACCCCCAATGACCCCAATCCCAACGACCCGCGAGCACACATGGACAGTGAGAGCCTCTTCAAGGATGGGAAGCTGCTGCCTGCCATCACCATCCTAGGTATGGCTTCCTAGGGGACAGACGGCTGTGGAAAACCTCCACAGGTGATGGCTTTGCCCTGTGGGGAGCATGCGTgcacgtgtttgtgtgtgtgtgtgtgtgtgtgtgtgtgtgtgtgtgtgtgtgtttgcgtgcaCACATACACGTGCGTGTTTACTCCCTTAGCAAACATTTACCaagtgcttgctgtgtgccaggccctgattTGAGTCACTGGGGGCAAGAGGCCAGGGCACAGATGGGCAGGGAGGGATCCCTCCCGGATGGCAGTGGCCCCAGCTCCTGGCCTCTGGTCTCCCCTCCCCATGGCTTCCTCCTGGTGCCCTCGTCCCCCCTGCAGGCTGCCGCGTCCGGATCCCTGCTGAGGTGCTCATCCTGAACTCGATTGTTTTGCCACACAAGGAGCTGAGCCGCAGCTTTACCAACCAGATCATCCTCTGAGGGGGACTGCCAGAAGGCACCCCTCCaactcctgcccacccccctcgaGGCTGCTGCCTGCATGGCCAGCCTCTGTCCAAAAAGACCGGAGGAAGCCAGGCAGGATCTTCACATGTCGGGGAGCAACGTGGGTGGCCGGGTGGCTGGGGAGACTCCAGGCCTCCCTCTCCGCTCCCTAATAAACCCCCGTGAACCTTGGAGCCAGCACGGACTCCCGTTTgtgcctgggctgggggtgggggtggaaggggggCAGCTGAGTCAGGCCCCCCCACATTAGCATTTAAATTGGAGTCATCGCTGCCGGCTCATGAATAATGAATCTGGAGCCCTGGTAAATCTCCCCCTCCCAGTGCCTTTAGCCTCTCTCGCTGCTAGGGAGGAAGGCCCCCAAGGCTCCCAGCCTGCCTGGCCCCtgccttcacccccaccccagcatggCCAGCTTGCCAGCCTTCCTGTTCCTCTTCGTTGGCCCTGGCTCGGGCTCTGAGTGTAAGGATTCTGAAGGGAAGGGTGAAGGATTTCGGTGGGGCCGTGGTGTGCTGGCCGTGGGCTCACAGACTGAGAGCCACAGGCCTGAGATTAGATCAGCCGGTGGTTGCTTTCCTCAGtttctgcccagcccagccccagcctgttTTCCGCTTTGCCAGCTCCATCTGTTCCTCGCCTGGCTTTTGGCTGGGTGGGGGTTTCTCCCCTCCCGAGGCCTGGTTGGTGTCTGTCTTCTCCCCTGGCAGGCGGGACAGACCTGACTAAGCTGGTACCTGCAGCACAGTGGGGCCCCTGGtgctgggagaggaggggcccTGGCCACCTCCCGCCACCAACTTTGCCCTTTGGGAGGTCTTAGTCCTCTCCACATTCCT comes from the Acinonyx jubatus isolate Ajub_Pintada_27869175 chromosome C1, VMU_Ajub_asm_v1.0, whole genome shotgun sequence genome and includes:
- the GMPPA gene encoding mannose-1-phosphate guanyltransferase alpha isoform X2, which encodes MLKAVILIGGPQKGTRFRPLSFEVPKPLFPVAGVPMIQHHIEACAQVPGMQEILLIGFYQPDEPLTRFLEAAQQEFNLPVRYLQEFAPLGTGGGLYHFRDQILAGGPEAFFVLNADVCSDFPLSAMLDAYRHQPHPFLLLGTTANRTQSLNYGCIVENPQTHEVLHYVEKPSTFVSDIINCGIYLFSPEALKPLRDVFQRNQQDGQLEDSSGLWPGAGTIRLEQDVFSALAGQGQIYVHLTDGIWSQIKSAGSALYASRLYLGQYQLTHPERLAKHTPGGPRIRGNVYIHPTAKVAPSAVLGPNVSIGEGVTVGEGVRLRESIVLHGATLQEHTCVLHTIVGWGSTVGRWARVEGTPNDPNPNDPRAHMDSESLFKDGKLLPAITILGCRVRIPAEVLILNSIVLPHKELSRSFTNQIIL
- the GMPPA gene encoding mannose-1-phosphate guanyltransferase alpha isoform X1, producing MVAIAIMLKAVILIGGPQKGTRFRPLSFEVPKPLFPVAGVPMIQHHIEACAQVPGMQEILLIGFYQPDEPLTRFLEAAQQEFNLPVRYLQEFAPLGTGGGLYHFRDQILAGGPEAFFVLNADVCSDFPLSAMLDAYRHQPHPFLLLGTTANRTQSLNYGCIVENPQTHEVLHYVEKPSTFVSDIINCGIYLFSPEALKPLRDVFQRNQQDGQLEDSSGLWPGAGTIRLEQDVFSALAGQGQIYVHLTDGIWSQIKSAGSALYASRLYLGQYQLTHPERLAKHTPGGPRIRGNVYIHPTAKVAPSAVLGPNVSIGEGVTVGEGVRLRESIVLHGATLQEHTCVLHTIVGWGSTVGRWARVEGTPNDPNPNDPRAHMDSESLFKDGKLLPAITILGCRVRIPAEVLILNSIVLPHKELSRSFTNQIIL
- the GMPPA gene encoding mannose-1-phosphate guanyltransferase alpha isoform X3, which gives rise to MVPGMQEILLIGFYQPDEPLTRFLEAAQQEFNLPVRYLQEFAPLGTGGGLYHFRDQILAGGPEAFFVLNADVCSDFPLSAMLDAYRHQPHPFLLLGTTANRTQSLNYGCIVENPQTHEVLHYVEKPSTFVSDIINCGIYLFSPEALKPLRDVFQRNQQDGQLEDSSGLWPGAGTIRLEQDVFSALAGQGQIYVHLTDGIWSQIKSAGSALYASRLYLGQYQLTHPERLAKHTPGGPRIRGNVYIHPTAKVAPSAVLGPNVSIGEGVTVGEGVRLRESIVLHGATLQEHTCVLHTIVGWGSTVGRWARVEGTPNDPNPNDPRAHMDSESLFKDGKLLPAITILGCRVRIPAEVLILNSIVLPHKELSRSFTNQIIL
- the GMPPA gene encoding mannose-1-phosphate guanyltransferase alpha isoform X4, with translation MQEILLIGFYQPDEPLTRFLEAAQQEFNLPVRYLQEFAPLGTGGGLYHFRDQILAGGPEAFFVLNADVCSDFPLSAMLDAYRHQPHPFLLLGTTANRTQSLNYGCIVENPQTHEVLHYVEKPSTFVSDIINCGIYLFSPEALKPLRDVFQRNQQDGQLEDSSGLWPGAGTIRLEQDVFSALAGQGQIYVHLTDGIWSQIKSAGSALYASRLYLGQYQLTHPERLAKHTPGGPRIRGNVYIHPTAKVAPSAVLGPNVSIGEGVTVGEGVRLRESIVLHGATLQEHTCVLHTIVGWGSTVGRWARVEGTPNDPNPNDPRAHMDSESLFKDGKLLPAITILGCRVRIPAEVLILNSIVLPHKELSRSFTNQIIL